A region from the Arvicanthis niloticus isolate mArvNil1 chromosome 29, mArvNil1.pat.X, whole genome shotgun sequence genome encodes:
- the Zbed3 gene encoding zinc finger BED domain-containing protein 3: MKNEKALKITMEDRWPDDPAEQGGPCPVPAGPSYSEAWGYFHLDPAQPRHLMMSAWATCRLCGEQVGGLPSLQMWTRALWRHLSDAHLRELKKSAAPSASLAASCPPPPPPPPPPPPSPTMAAEGDWARLLQQMGALAMRGSRRELELERREAALKQAELELERKRQALQQEAQSLAQARCQLLEEREALSEWMKKQSSSPSSSAQVPAPSSPVLPKEDPDTHDDNDDCDPQGPAVAQQLHV; encoded by the coding sequence ATGAAGAATGAAAAGGCCCTGAAGATCACCATGGAAGACAGGTGGCCTGATGACCCTGCAGAACAGGGAGGCCCCTGTCCTGTGCCCGCGGGGCCATCATACTCCGAGGCCTGGGGCTACTTCCATCTGGACCCGGCTCAGCCTAGGCACCTGATGATGAGCGCCTGGGCCACCTGCCGCCTGTGCGGGGAGCAAGTGGGCGGCCTCCCCAGCTTGCAGATGTGGACGCGGGCGCTGTGGCGGCACCTGAGTGATGCGCACCTGCGGGAGCTGAAGAAGAGCGCTGCTCCGAGCGCGTCGCTCGCCGCGTCctgcccgccgccgccgccgccgccgccgccgccgccgcccagCCCCACCATGGCTGCCGAGGGCGACTGGGCACGCCTGTTGCAGCAGATGGGCGCGCTGGCCATGCGGGGCAGCCGGCGCGAGCTGGAGCTGGAGCGGCGCGAGGCGGCCCTAAAGCAGGCGGAACTCGAGCTGGAGCGCAAGCGCCAGGCTCTGCAGCAGGAGGCCCAGTCCTTGGCGCAGGCGCGCTGCCAGCTACTGGAGGAGCGTGAAGCGCTGAGTGAGTGGATGAAGAAGCAGAGCTCCAGTCCGAGCTCCAGTGCACAGGTCCCGGCGCCATCCTCTCCTGTGCTTCCCAAGGAAGACCCGGACACCCACGACGACAACGACGACTGTGATCCCCAAGGCCCCGCTGTAGCACAACAGCTCCATGTGTAA